The Micromonospora sp. NBC_00421 genome contains a region encoding:
- a CDS encoding response regulator transcription factor codes for MDDRVKWRAGSRSEDRGSLTPQGDYLLPDPRDRRFLQVGRSPLRTAIAMATGSTDTNLHIVLMIQDHIRRYSIEGMFRSLDIPLTAQFITDIEGLSTFRDGQLVIFSSNSLNQVPDEIAEQLRIHHMRVLILLDSEDIVDQWWVDHANGFLDWADLRPETLREAIVDVEAGRFHVSAALVRRSVTTPDQAGDDTTSKRAPTVALTARERQVLCLIAEGQSNRQVARSLRISEHGVKRTVGIILAKLNCPNRTLAVVRALDLGLLVV; via the coding sequence GTGGACGACAGGGTGAAGTGGCGAGCGGGTTCACGCAGTGAAGATCGCGGATCCCTCACCCCGCAGGGCGACTACCTGTTGCCCGATCCACGTGACCGCCGGTTCCTGCAGGTCGGGCGATCGCCGTTGCGGACCGCGATCGCGATGGCGACCGGCAGCACCGACACCAACCTCCACATCGTGCTGATGATCCAGGATCACATCCGTCGATACAGCATCGAGGGGATGTTCCGCTCACTCGACATCCCCTTGACCGCGCAGTTCATCACGGACATCGAAGGCCTCTCGACATTCCGCGACGGGCAGCTCGTCATTTTTTCCAGCAATTCCTTGAACCAGGTGCCTGACGAGATCGCCGAGCAGCTGCGCATCCACCACATGAGGGTGTTGATCCTGTTGGACTCGGAGGACATCGTCGACCAGTGGTGGGTCGACCACGCGAACGGCTTCCTGGACTGGGCGGATCTCCGGCCCGAGACCCTCCGCGAGGCGATCGTCGACGTGGAGGCCGGCCGGTTCCACGTGTCCGCGGCCCTGGTTCGCAGATCCGTGACGACACCCGACCAGGCCGGTGACGACACCACCTCGAAGCGCGCGCCGACGGTCGCCCTGACCGCACGGGAACGCCAGGTACTCTGCCTCATTGCCGAGGGGCAGAGCAATCGACAGGTCGCCCGGTCGCTGAGGATCTCCGAACACGGCGTCAAACGCACGGTCGGCATCATCCTGGCCAAGTTGAACTGCCCGAACCGAACCCTCGCGGTTGTCCGGGCCCTGGATCTGGGGCTCCTCGTGGTGTGA